The Bacteroidota bacterium genome contains a region encoding:
- a CDS encoding RNA polymerase sigma factor, translating to MDPLNKKPVDQQVEQYREIIEESKLGNRKAQYRLYQLYARAMFNVCFRMMRNREEAEDMLQESFTEAFDKLTSFRYESTFGAWIRQIVVNRCINEIKRKKTELSFFDDLGPFDTETEEPEVDESGLTVDKVKKAMEHLPDGSRMIFSLYLLEGYDHTEIAQILNITESTSKSQYMRARLRVKEVLNTMIHEN from the coding sequence GTGGATCCATTAAATAAAAAACCGGTTGACCAACAAGTGGAACAATATCGGGAAATAATTGAAGAAAGCAAGCTGGGAAATCGTAAAGCACAGTACAGGCTTTACCAGCTATATGCCAGAGCGATGTTTAATGTGTGCTTCCGGATGATGCGAAATCGTGAAGAAGCCGAAGATATGTTACAGGAATCCTTTACTGAAGCTTTTGATAAACTGACATCATTCAGATATGAATCAACATTTGGAGCGTGGATAAGACAAATCGTGGTAAACAGATGTATTAATGAAATAAAACGAAAGAAAACCGAACTGAGCTTCTTTGATGACCTGGGGCCATTTGATACTGAAACTGAAGAACCTGAAGTGGATGAATCAGGGCTGACGGTAGATAAAGTAAAAAAAGCCATGGAACATTTGCCGGATGGAAGCCGGATGATCTTCTCACTTTATCTGCTGGAAGGTTATGACCATACCGAGATAGCCCAGATACTGAACATCACTGAATCCACATCCAAATCGCAATATATGCGAGCCAGGCTAAGAGTAAAAGAGGTCTTAAACACAATGATCCATGAAAACTGA